From the genome of Deinococcus sp. JMULE3, one region includes:
- a CDS encoding phospholipase A2, whose product MRRSVVVSLALPVALAACSQQAAPSVNPYAARPELQDAGSQAILARYGNDPGLTAALQEAYGERTTVLSYPSVPALGAQDYASDRLNYIKRTGWGTVSNYNAQYSTYAGTSSPYTGLDWSRDGCSAPDGLGLGYREDFRPACNVHDFAYRNLKVYQRTDANRLTSDDVFYTNMKAICAAKSWYARPACYSAAYAYYQGVRIGGSDSF is encoded by the coding sequence ATGCGCCGATCTGTTGTCGTCTCCCTTGCGCTGCCCGTCGCCCTGGCCGCCTGCTCCCAGCAGGCCGCGCCCAGCGTGAACCCCTACGCCGCCCGCCCCGAGTTGCAGGACGCGGGCAGTCAGGCGATCCTCGCCCGTTACGGCAACGACCCCGGCCTGACCGCCGCGCTGCAGGAAGCGTACGGGGAACGCACCACCGTCCTCTCCTACCCCAGCGTGCCCGCGCTGGGCGCGCAGGATTACGCCAGCGACCGCCTGAACTACATCAAGCGCACCGGGTGGGGCACCGTCAGCAACTACAACGCGCAGTACAGCACGTACGCCGGGACCAGCAGCCCGTACACCGGTCTGGACTGGAGCCGCGACGGCTGCAGCGCCCCCGACGGCCTGGGCCTCGGGTACCGCGAGGACTTCCGCCCCGCGTGTAACGTGCACGACTTCGCGTACCGTAACCTCAAGGTGTACCAGCGGACCGACGCGAACCGCCTGACCAGCGACGACGTGTTCTACACGAACATGAAAGCCATCTGCGCCGCCAAGAGCTGGTACGCCCGCCCCGCCTGCTACAGCGCCGCGTACGCCTACTACCAGGGTGTCCGCATCGGCGGCAGCGACAGCTTCTAA
- a CDS encoding nuclease-related domain-containing protein produces MIVKDLEPQQHADPLRRAGYDAERQMAHYLKRAFAEDPRKFVFHNLRLERRGEVAQLDHLILHRFGLLIVESKSVAGQVSVNEHGEWTRWWNRQGRGMPSPVLQARRQLDLLLALLDDHTTELMDRSMLGLKQRTLSGVRRDVLVAISDGGRITRKADVPELVKADQVPDRVKAIIGAEQEKTFGSFGFTDAEMTRIQAFLRNRHVPAPAQEAPAAPEPAQTRAAPVSAPPAEPARPERPSAAPVRTSQERQAQARPRPDVACRACASANVTVQFGKYGYYLKCGDCGGNTPAKPVCAACGQPGKVSKRGLEFTATCAGGHTWAYWTNPA; encoded by the coding sequence GTGATCGTCAAGGACCTCGAACCCCAGCAGCATGCCGACCCGCTGCGTCGCGCCGGGTATGACGCGGAACGGCAGATGGCCCACTACCTCAAACGCGCCTTCGCGGAGGACCCCCGCAAGTTCGTGTTCCACAACCTCCGCCTGGAACGGCGCGGCGAGGTCGCGCAGCTCGACCACCTGATCCTGCACCGGTTCGGCCTGCTGATCGTCGAGAGCAAGAGCGTGGCCGGACAGGTCAGCGTGAACGAGCACGGCGAGTGGACCCGCTGGTGGAACCGCCAGGGACGCGGCATGCCGTCACCCGTCCTCCAGGCGCGGCGGCAGCTGGACCTGCTGCTGGCCCTGCTGGACGACCACACCACCGAGCTGATGGACCGCTCCATGCTGGGCCTCAAGCAGCGCACCCTGAGCGGCGTGCGGCGTGACGTGCTGGTCGCCATCTCGGACGGTGGGCGCATCACCCGCAAGGCGGACGTGCCGGAACTCGTGAAGGCCGATCAGGTGCCCGACCGCGTGAAGGCCATCATCGGGGCCGAGCAGGAGAAGACCTTCGGCTCGTTCGGCTTCACCGACGCCGAGATGACCCGCATCCAGGCGTTCCTGCGGAACCGTCACGTTCCAGCACCTGCCCAGGAGGCGCCTGCCGCACCGGAACCGGCCCAGACCAGAGCCGCGCCCGTCAGTGCGCCCCCGGCGGAGCCCGCACGCCCCGAACGCCCCAGCGCCGCACCGGTCCGCACGTCGCAGGAGCGGCAGGCGCAGGCGCGGCCCCGCCCGGACGTGGCGTGCCGCGCCTGCGCCTCGGCGAACGTGACCGTGCAGTTCGGCAAGTACGGGTACTACCTGAAGTGTGGCGATTGCGGTGGGAACACGCCCGCCAAGCCGGTGTGCGCGGCGTGCGGGCAGCCGGGGAAGGTCAGCAAGCGCGGCCTGGAGTTCACCGCGACCTGCGCGGGCGGGCACACCTGGGCTTACTGGACAAACCCCGCCTGA
- the lysA gene encoding diaminopimelate decarboxylase produces MSLTPEHLQTAAHTYGTPLYVYDAIELDAALARVRAAFGDARVYYAMKANPNLTLLRRLHAQGVGFECVSAGELARAAHIGATGDRILVNGPAKTPGEYATGAELGATFILDREEEVRLLPPASRALIRVNPALNVSTHDHLATGAAGSKFGVTLDQAPRVLDALRAAGHTALGLHVHIGSAIRDAHDFTAAFHRLGDLRAHTGPLDVLDAGGGWGLGADLHGIAREARAAAATFGAQLWVEPGRYLVAQAGTLLTRVVGTKRTGRNFVLVDAGMTELLRPMLYGAQHPVTPLWDRGESGTWDLAGPACESGDLLARDLTLPDPYPGDLLAIHEAGAYGAAMSSNYLTRARPAEVLHDAGTWTVIRQRETPQDIWRAEENV; encoded by the coding sequence ATGAGCCTCACGCCCGAGCACCTCCAGACCGCCGCGCACACGTACGGCACGCCCCTGTACGTCTACGACGCCATCGAACTCGACGCCGCGCTGGCCCGCGTCCGCGCCGCGTTCGGGGACGCCCGCGTGTACTACGCCATGAAAGCCAACCCCAACCTGACCCTGCTGCGCCGCCTGCACGCCCAGGGCGTCGGCTTCGAGTGCGTCAGCGCCGGGGAACTCGCCCGCGCCGCCCACATCGGCGCGACGGGCGACCGCATCCTCGTGAACGGCCCCGCCAAGACCCCCGGCGAGTACGCGACCGGCGCAGAACTCGGCGCTACCTTCATCCTCGACCGCGAGGAGGAGGTCCGCCTGCTCCCGCCCGCCTCCCGCGCCCTGATCCGCGTGAACCCCGCCCTGAACGTCAGCACGCACGACCACCTCGCCACCGGCGCTGCGGGCAGCAAGTTCGGCGTCACGCTGGACCAGGCTCCGCGCGTGCTGGACGCCCTGCGCGCCGCCGGGCACACCGCGCTGGGCCTGCACGTGCACATCGGCAGCGCCATCCGCGACGCGCACGACTTCACCGCCGCTTTCCACCGCCTGGGCGACCTGCGCGCCCACACCGGCCCGCTGGACGTCCTCGACGCCGGGGGCGGCTGGGGCCTGGGCGCGGACCTGCACGGCATCGCCCGCGAGGCCCGCGCCGCCGCCGCCACCTTCGGCGCGCAACTCTGGGTGGAACCCGGCCGGTACCTCGTCGCGCAGGCAGGCACCCTCCTCACCCGCGTGGTCGGCACCAAACGCACCGGCCGGAACTTCGTCCTGGTGGACGCGGGCATGACCGAACTCCTGCGCCCCATGCTGTACGGCGCGCAACACCCCGTCACGCCCCTCTGGGACCGAGGGGAGAGCGGCACCTGGGACCTCGCCGGACCCGCCTGCGAGAGCGGCGACCTCCTCGCACGGGACCTCACGCTGCCCGACCCGTACCCCGGCGACCTCCTCGCCATCCACGAGGCCGGCGCGTACGGCGCGGCCATGAGCAGCAATTACCTCACCCGTGCCCGCCCCGCCGAGGTCCTGCACGACGCGGGCACCTGGACCGTCATCCGCCAGCGTGAAACCCCGCAGGACATCTGGCGCGCAGAAGAGAATGTGTAA
- a CDS encoding GntR family transcriptional regulator, translating to MGGGQPKLVRPLTTEPYRGGSHVRPHPTPLRPALHAEDTLLARLLDGTYPPGSTLPAERELAASLGVTRPTLREALQRLGRDGLLEIRQGKPTRVLHPHEGGLRVLAHLSRHGDLRGLVPDLLDLRAALLPHWVAQTAAHDPRALREHLATPPAESDDPDLPRTFAAFDWAFQTLAAHGSGNALAPLLLGAFAEVYARAGAIYFSDPQRRERSREHYRALHAALPLGPAAAEQVARSTSLDSLQLWEARRV from the coding sequence GTGGGTGGTGGTCAGCCCAAACTGGTCAGACCACTGACCACTGAGCCCTACCGAGGAGGTTCGCATGTCCGCCCCCACCCTACCCCGCTGCGGCCCGCGCTGCACGCCGAGGACACCCTGCTCGCCCGGCTGCTGGACGGCACGTACCCGCCGGGCAGCACCCTGCCCGCCGAACGCGAACTGGCCGCCAGCCTGGGCGTCACGCGGCCCACCCTGCGCGAGGCCCTGCAACGCCTGGGCCGCGACGGCCTGCTGGAGATCCGCCAGGGCAAACCCACCCGCGTCCTGCACCCGCACGAGGGCGGCCTGCGCGTCCTCGCGCACCTGTCCCGCCACGGGGACCTGCGCGGCCTCGTCCCGGACCTGCTCGACCTGCGCGCCGCGCTCCTCCCCCACTGGGTCGCGCAGACCGCCGCCCACGACCCGCGTGCACTGCGCGAGCACCTCGCCACGCCGCCCGCCGAGTCGGACGACCCGGACCTGCCGCGGACGTTCGCCGCGTTCGACTGGGCGTTCCAGACGCTCGCCGCGCACGGCAGCGGGAACGCGCTGGCCCCGCTGCTGCTGGGCGCGTTCGCCGAGGTGTACGCCCGCGCCGGGGCGATCTACTTCAGCGACCCGCAGCGCCGCGAGCGCTCCCGCGAGCACTACCGCGCGCTGCACGCCGCGCTGCCCCTGGGACCTGCCGCCGCAGAGCAGGTGGCGCGCAGCACCAGCCTCGACAGCCTGCAGCTGTGGGAGGCGCGCCGTGTTTGA
- a CDS encoding sterol desaturase family protein, with the protein MFDLIRAAIPVFILSLLIEWAAYRYLSHDHDHDGPHEHYGYETRDTVTSLSMGVGNVLINLLWKGVVVTFYAALYSLTPLRLPENAWWVWALLFFADDYAYYWYHRVSHEVRLFWASHVVHHSSQHYNLSTALRQTWVPMTALPFWLILPLLGFAPWMVLLAQAWNLLYQFFVHTERVGRLPAPIEYVLNTPSHHRAHHGSNDVYLDRNYGGILIVWDRLHRTFQPETEPVRYGLVHNIHTHRPVQVAFHEFAALWHDVRHARSWRDRLHYLTRPPGWQPER; encoded by the coding sequence GTGTTTGACCTGATCCGCGCCGCGATTCCCGTCTTCATCCTGTCCCTGCTGATCGAGTGGGCCGCGTACCGCTACCTCAGCCACGACCACGACCACGACGGGCCGCACGAGCACTACGGGTACGAGACGCGCGACACGGTCACCAGCCTGAGCATGGGCGTCGGGAACGTCCTGATCAACCTGCTGTGGAAGGGCGTCGTCGTGACGTTCTACGCCGCGCTGTACAGCCTCACGCCGCTGCGCCTGCCCGAAAACGCGTGGTGGGTGTGGGCGCTGCTGTTCTTCGCGGACGACTACGCGTACTACTGGTACCACCGCGTCAGCCACGAGGTCCGGCTGTTCTGGGCCAGTCACGTCGTGCATCACTCCAGCCAGCACTACAACCTGTCCACCGCGCTGCGGCAGACCTGGGTGCCCATGACCGCCCTGCCCTTCTGGCTGATCCTGCCCCTGCTGGGCTTCGCGCCGTGGATGGTGCTGCTCGCGCAGGCGTGGAACCTCCTGTACCAGTTCTTCGTTCACACCGAACGGGTGGGCCGCCTGCCCGCCCCCATCGAGTACGTGCTGAACACGCCCAGCCACCACCGCGCGCACCACGGCAGCAACGACGTGTACCTCGACCGCAACTACGGCGGCATCCTGATCGTCTGGGACCGCCTGCACCGCACCTTCCAGCCCGAGACGGAACCCGTCCGCTACGGCCTCGTGCACAACATCCACACGCACCGGCCCGTGCAGGTCGCCTTCCACGAATTCGCCGCGCTGTGGCACGACGTCCGCCACGCCCGCAGCTGGCGCGACCGCTTGCACTACCTGACCCGCCCGCCCGGCTGGCAACCCGAGCGGTAA
- the mnmA gene encoding tRNA 2-thiouridine(34) synthase MnmA has translation MSAPSPASATVPAPAAAAGERVLCAMSGGVDSSVTAALLKDQGYQVVGAMMRFWPDDKRTDTFDSCCSPDAAYEARRVAEQVGVPFYLLDYREQFQRHIVGPFIDEYSKGRTPNPCVNCNTKVKFDELVKKAKMLGCRYVATGHYVKRVENARGEVEFHRGDDPRKDQTYFLWGTPRDALPYILFPVGELEKPRVREIAAERGLLTAQKPESQNICFVPGKVQDFVAEHIPQAQGFIREISSGEVVGEHLGTQFYTLGQKKGLGLYQSHRVRHVVHLAPDTNTVWVGDYDDCLWTGLKAQSANYLIDLTELPGELEVQVRYRTAPVKARVIRADESGFELAFQDPQFAVAPGQSAVLYAGPRLLGGGLIEDHVPTLPEPKAPPKKRPAVLLS, from the coding sequence ATGAGTGCCCCCTCCCCTGCCTCCGCGACCGTCCCCGCCCCTGCCGCCGCTGCGGGGGAACGGGTGCTGTGCGCCATGTCCGGCGGCGTGGATTCGTCAGTCACGGCGGCGCTGCTGAAGGACCAGGGGTACCAGGTGGTCGGCGCGATGATGCGCTTCTGGCCGGACGACAAGCGCACCGACACCTTCGACTCATGCTGCTCGCCGGACGCGGCGTACGAGGCGCGGCGCGTGGCCGAGCAGGTGGGCGTGCCGTTCTACCTGCTGGACTACCGCGAGCAGTTCCAGCGGCACATCGTCGGGCCGTTCATTGACGAGTACAGCAAGGGCCGCACGCCGAACCCCTGCGTGAACTGCAACACCAAGGTGAAGTTCGACGAACTGGTGAAGAAGGCGAAGATGCTCGGCTGCCGTTACGTCGCCACCGGGCACTACGTGAAACGCGTGGAGAACGCGCGGGGCGAGGTGGAATTCCATCGGGGCGACGATCCGCGCAAGGACCAGACGTACTTCCTGTGGGGCACGCCGCGCGACGCGCTGCCGTACATCCTCTTCCCCGTGGGCGAACTGGAGAAACCCCGCGTGCGTGAGATCGCCGCGGAGCGCGGCCTGCTGACCGCGCAGAAACCCGAGAGTCAGAACATCTGCTTCGTGCCGGGCAAGGTGCAGGACTTCGTGGCCGAGCACATTCCGCAGGCGCAGGGCTTCATCCGCGAGATCAGCAGCGGCGAGGTCGTGGGTGAGCACCTGGGCACGCAGTTCTACACGCTGGGCCAGAAGAAGGGCCTGGGCCTGTACCAGTCACACCGGGTGCGGCACGTCGTGCACCTGGCACCTGACACGAACACCGTCTGGGTGGGCGATTACGACGACTGCCTGTGGACCGGCCTGAAGGCGCAGAGCGCCAACTACCTGATCGACCTGACCGAACTGCCGGGGGAACTGGAGGTGCAGGTCCGTTACCGCACCGCGCCCGTGAAGGCCCGCGTGATCCGCGCCGACGAGAGCGGCTTCGAACTGGCCTTCCAGGACCCGCAGTTTGCGGTCGCGCCCGGTCAGAGCGCCGTGCTGTACGCCGGACCGCGCCTGCTGGGCGGCGGCCTGATCGAGGACCACGTCCCCACCCTGCCCGAACCGAAAGCCCCGCCGAAGAAACGCCCGGCGGTCCTGCTGTCCTGA
- a CDS encoding DUF5063 domain-containing protein, with protein sequence MRRVHAALLEREGLSPGALADLLEGLRQAVEALPVGVPALKTPPRVAHRDLRARIARAWPEPGFYDPATGRALGRCDLPDEIGDALDDLTDLALDLGTALALADTDGAAAALAWLRWSHDSHWGDHVQDVTPHLRWLG encoded by the coding sequence GTGCGCCGAGTTCACGCGGCCCTGCTGGAACGAGAGGGCCTCTCGCCCGGCGCGCTGGCCGACCTGCTGGAAGGGTTAAGGCAGGCGGTTGAGGCGCTTCCCGTTGGCGTACCCGCTCTCAAGACACCCCCGCGCGTGGCGCACCGTGACCTGCGCGCCCGCATTGCCCGGGCATGGCCGGAACCCGGCTTCTACGACCCGGCCACCGGCCGCGCCCTGGGCCGCTGCGACCTCCCCGACGAGATCGGCGACGCGCTGGACGACCTGACGGACCTCGCCCTCGACCTGGGCACGGCTCTCGCGCTGGCCGACACGGACGGGGCCGCCGCCGCGCTGGCCTGGCTGCGCTGGAGTCACGACTCTCACTGGGGCGACCACGTGCAGGACGTCACCCCTCACCTGCGCTGGCTGGGCTAG
- a CDS encoding alkaline phosphatase family protein, with amino-acid sequence MHLPPHAVRPDYAGGSILNLAATLGAHLGVPSHHAPYRHPLPLDGARHVVLIVVDALGAGQLRDAVTRGDAPTLASLTPAPGAVTSVFPSTTMAALTTLHTARAPAEHGYLGLTVWLEEAQAVVNLIRLYDVYTHTPLADAGFLAAVPSLYRQLRDRGVAAHVVMPAAYQHSVLTRWACDGAEYHPYAQPEETPALTAATLQPGQPSYTLVYFPEYDLICHGSGPDSPEAHAELRRTDRIVADLLVALPRTGDTLVVVTADHGQSPQPPDGYVDAITKKVMKTALRGPVAGEERAAYLRPQTGHHAELEALLAPHATLLTADDAWTGGLFGPPAHANPRLRPRVGDLIAVPHPRHAIRRPTSPAPMLGLHGGWTAQEMLVPVLSVRV; translated from the coding sequence ATGCACCTGCCCCCGCACGCGGTCCGGCCCGACTACGCGGGCGGCAGCATCCTGAACCTCGCCGCGACCCTCGGGGCGCATCTCGGCGTGCCCAGCCACCACGCCCCCTACCGCCACCCGCTGCCGCTGGACGGCGCGCGGCACGTCGTCCTGATCGTCGTAGACGCCCTGGGCGCCGGGCAACTGCGGGACGCCGTCACGCGCGGGGACGCGCCCACGCTGGCATCCCTGACGCCCGCACCGGGGGCGGTCACCAGCGTGTTCCCCAGCACCACCATGGCCGCCCTGACGACCCTGCACACCGCCCGCGCGCCCGCCGAGCACGGCTACCTGGGCCTGACCGTCTGGCTGGAGGAGGCGCAGGCGGTCGTGAACCTCATCCGCCTGTACGACGTGTACACCCACACGCCCCTGGCGGACGCGGGGTTCCTGGCCGCCGTGCCGTCCCTGTACCGCCAGTTGCGTGACCGGGGTGTGGCCGCGCATGTCGTCATGCCCGCCGCGTACCAGCACAGCGTGCTGACCCGCTGGGCCTGCGACGGCGCGGAATACCACCCCTACGCGCAGCCCGAGGAAACGCCCGCCCTGACCGCCGCGACCCTCCAGCCGGGGCAGCCGTCGTACACGCTGGTGTACTTCCCCGAGTACGACCTGATATGCCACGGCTCCGGCCCCGACAGCCCGGAGGCACACGCCGAACTGCGCCGCACCGACCGCATCGTCGCGGACCTGCTGGTCGCGCTGCCCAGGACCGGCGACACGCTGGTAGTCGTGACCGCCGACCACGGCCAGAGCCCCCAGCCCCCGGACGGCTACGTGGACGCCATCACGAAGAAGGTCATGAAAACCGCCCTGCGCGGCCCCGTCGCCGGAGAGGAACGCGCCGCGTACCTGCGCCCCCAGACCGGGCACCACGCCGAACTGGAGGCGCTGCTCGCCCCGCACGCCACCCTCCTGACCGCCGACGACGCCTGGACCGGCGGCCTGTTCGGCCCACCCGCCCACGCCAACCCCCGCCTGCGCCCGCGCGTGGGCGACCTGATCGCCGTGCCGCACCCCAGGCACGCCATCCGCCGCCCCACCAGCCCCGCCCCCATGCTCGGCCTGCACGGCGGCTGGACCGCCCAGGAGATGCTGGTGCCCGTGCTGAGTGTGCGGGTCTAG
- a CDS encoding D-isomer specific 2-hydroxyacid dehydrogenase family protein, which produces MRVLLPDLPEFRALSQHDEHGVPGVTFDHYRRGHLPDGEADGVVLWLTDAATRTALLATPGVKWVLTLTAGIEHVQAHLPPGAALFNASRLHDRAVAVHALSGMLAASRGLHRFRDAQHRHHWDAPTLPGDSALTTLDGAHVVLWGHGHIGRNLEELLAPHGAHVHGIRSTTPTDERDELLAQADWVVLLLPSTPDTRGIVNAATLRHLKRGAWLVNVGRGNLVVTDDLLTALNSGQLGGAILDVTDPEPLPEEHPLWDQPNVILTPHIASTTTDLVTRGAHLTRDFLIDLQQGHEPDGRVTAGRTY; this is translated from the coding sequence ATGCGCGTCCTGCTGCCCGACCTGCCCGAATTCCGCGCCCTCAGCCAGCACGACGAACACGGCGTGCCCGGCGTGACCTTCGACCACTATCGCCGCGGCCACCTCCCCGATGGCGAGGCCGACGGCGTCGTCCTGTGGCTCACCGACGCCGCCACCCGCACCGCACTCCTCGCCACGCCCGGCGTGAAATGGGTGCTCACCCTGACCGCCGGCATCGAACACGTGCAGGCGCACCTGCCGCCCGGCGCGGCCCTGTTCAACGCCAGCCGCCTGCACGACCGCGCCGTCGCCGTGCACGCCCTGAGCGGCATGCTCGCCGCGTCACGCGGCCTGCACCGCTTCCGCGACGCGCAGCACCGACACCACTGGGACGCCCCCACCCTGCCCGGCGACTCCGCCCTGACCACCCTGGACGGCGCACACGTCGTCCTGTGGGGCCACGGGCACATCGGCCGGAACCTCGAAGAACTCCTCGCCCCGCACGGCGCGCACGTGCACGGCATCCGCAGCACCACCCCCACGGACGAACGCGACGAGCTGCTCGCCCAGGCGGACTGGGTCGTGCTGCTGCTGCCCAGCACCCCGGACACGCGCGGCATCGTGAACGCCGCCACCCTGCGCCACCTGAAACGCGGCGCGTGGCTCGTGAACGTCGGCCGCGGGAACCTCGTCGTCACCGACGACCTCCTGACCGCCCTGAACAGCGGACAGTTGGGCGGCGCGATCCTCGACGTCACCGACCCCGAACCCCTCCCCGAGGAGCACCCGCTGTGGGACCAGCCGAACGTGATCCTCACGCCGCACATCGCCAGCACCACCACCGACCTCGTCACGCGCGGCGCGCACCTCACCCGCGACTTCCTGATCGACCTGCAACAGGGCCACGAACCCGACGGCCGCGTCACCGCCGGACGCACGTACTGA
- a CDS encoding GNAT family N-acetyltransferase has protein sequence MQSPLTPRVTLKPLLDFTPHEWRVLHGFFRDRELADWNDAKPIRLPGFLFRRIMQDEERTGERHGFGILDEHGTLIGSAELYDLRPSPPLTPTTGTLGVMIGLPDLWGQGYGREAVQALLQWAFTRRDPTLNRIRLTTFGHNRRAQRAFLACGFREVHRTEREGRTDVHMELTRPEWLAAHPPGGSE, from the coding sequence ATGCAAAGTCCACTCACGCCCCGCGTGACCCTGAAACCCCTGCTGGACTTCACGCCGCACGAGTGGCGCGTCCTGCACGGCTTCTTCCGCGACCGGGAACTGGCCGACTGGAACGACGCCAAACCCATCCGCCTGCCCGGCTTCCTGTTCCGCCGCATCATGCAGGACGAGGAACGCACCGGCGAACGCCACGGCTTCGGCATCCTCGACGAGCACGGCACCCTGATCGGCAGCGCCGAACTGTACGACCTGCGGCCCTCCCCGCCCCTCACGCCCACGACAGGCACGCTGGGCGTCATGATCGGCCTGCCGGATCTGTGGGGCCAGGGCTACGGACGCGAGGCCGTGCAGGCGCTCCTGCAGTGGGCGTTCACGCGCCGCGACCCGACCCTGAACCGCATCCGGCTGACCACCTTCGGCCACAACCGCCGCGCACAACGCGCCTTCCTCGCCTGCGGGTTCCGCGAGGTGCACCGCACCGAACGCGAGGGCCGCACCGACGTCCACATGGAACTCACCCGCCCCGAATGGCTGGCCGCGCACCCGCCCGGCGGGTCAGAATAG
- a CDS encoding 3'(2'),5'-bisphosphate nucleotidase CysQ, giving the protein MTAPTLSHELTVAAALAREAGALLLAHLRAGFTVEHKTSADDPVTVADREASTLIMTALAAAFPSDGLLSEEETDDRARLGHDRVWIVDPIDGTKEYSTGLPDYCVSIGLAVGDEPVLGVVYAPETDELFSGVVGQVVTLNGQPVPAPASGPDWRVAVSDTEHGRELHRTSLPGMKPSGSIALKLARIAAGQVDATFTMSPRSEWDIAAGHALLRAAGGDLRRRDGRPVRYNQPRPHIEQGLIGGTPAALDWLEGQLSGHRLPVAHLGLTKADPAWTLLPEADRAALDGHPGVNVRHASGEVLALLVVNPGTRQVERAEGNAFHLDRLTRDVTRALGTSQS; this is encoded by the coding sequence ATGACCGCTCCCACCCTCTCGCATGAACTCACGGTCGCGGCCGCGCTGGCGCGCGAGGCCGGGGCGCTGCTGCTGGCGCACCTGCGCGCCGGTTTCACCGTGGAACACAAGACGAGTGCCGACGACCCCGTGACCGTCGCCGACCGCGAGGCGTCCACGCTGATCATGACCGCCCTGGCCGCCGCGTTCCCGTCGGACGGCCTGCTGTCCGAGGAGGAGACCGACGACCGCGCCCGCCTGGGCCACGACCGGGTGTGGATCGTGGACCCCATCGACGGCACGAAGGAGTACTCGACGGGCCTGCCGGACTACTGCGTGAGCATCGGCCTCGCGGTGGGCGACGAGCCGGTCCTGGGTGTCGTGTACGCCCCGGAGACCGACGAGCTGTTCAGCGGCGTGGTGGGGCAGGTTGTCACCCTGAACGGCCAGCCGGTGCCTGCTCCCGCCAGTGGGCCGGACTGGCGCGTGGCCGTGTCCGACACCGAGCACGGGCGGGAACTGCACCGCACCTCGCTGCCCGGCATGAAACCCAGTGGCAGCATCGCCCTGAAGCTCGCGCGGATTGCGGCCGGTCAGGTCGACGCGACCTTCACCATGTCCCCCCGCAGCGAGTGGGACATCGCCGCCGGGCACGCCCTGCTGCGCGCCGCCGGGGGAGACCTGCGCCGCCGCGACGGCCGCCCCGTCCGCTACAACCAGCCGCGCCCGCACATCGAACAGGGATTGATCGGCGGCACGCCCGCCGCGCTGGACTGGCTGGAAGGGCAGCTGAGCGGGCACCGCCTGCCCGTCGCGCACCTGGGCCTGACCAAGGCCGACCCCGCCTGGACGCTGCTGCCCGAGGCCGACCGCGCCGCGCTGGACGGCCACCCTGGCGTGAACGTCCGCCACGCGAGCGGCGAGGTGCTGGCCCTGCTCGTCGTGAACCCCGGCACCCGGCAGGTCGAACGGGCCGAGGGCAACGCCTTCCACCTCGACCGCCTGACGCGGGACGTGACCCGCGCGCTGGGCACCTCCCAGAGCTGA
- the nth gene encoding endonuclease III gives MPHPPPDFQVPATLPEVTRRLAAQHLPDGELPFPRTRPADLLSSLIRTILGQQNTRAAADRQYRALREAYPRWEAALLDGPDGIEDTLRGAGGGLHRSKAASIHGILTTLAGPDEDGPLTLQHLSDLTDEAARATLEALPGVGRHTASLILLFDLHRPAMPVEGNLDRLARRLEWVPDTWTGARVERWFDATVPRTTPDRLRLHVAGVRHGREVCLSRHPRCRACVLADLCPSAALLGPG, from the coding sequence ATGCCCCACCCTCCCCCCGACTTTCAGGTGCCCGCCACCCTGCCGGAAGTGACCCGGCGGCTGGCCGCGCAGCACCTCCCGGACGGGGAACTGCCCTTCCCCCGCACCCGCCCGGCGGACCTGCTGAGCAGCCTGATCCGCACCATCCTGGGCCAGCAGAACACCCGCGCCGCTGCCGACCGGCAATACCGTGCGCTGCGCGAGGCGTACCCGCGGTGGGAGGCCGCCCTGCTCGACGGCCCGGACGGGATCGAGGACACCCTGCGCGGCGCGGGCGGCGGCCTGCACCGCAGCAAGGCCGCCAGCATCCACGGCATCCTGACCACCCTGGCCGGACCCGACGAGGACGGCCCCCTGACCCTGCAGCACCTGAGCGACCTGACCGACGAGGCGGCCCGCGCGACCCTGGAAGCCCTGCCCGGCGTGGGCCGCCACACCGCCTCACTGATCCTCCTGTTCGACCTGCACCGCCCCGCCATGCCCGTCGAGGGGAACCTGGACCGACTGGCCCGGCGGCTGGAATGGGTCCCGGACACCTGGACAGGCGCGCGGGTCGAACGCTGGTTCGACGCGACCGTGCCCCGCACCACCCCGGACCGCCTTCGCCTGCACGTCGCGGGCGTCCGGCACGGGCGCGAGGTTTGCCTCAGCCGCCACCCCCGCTGCCGCGCGTGCGTGCTGGCCGACCTGTGCCCCTCGGCTGCGCTGCTCGGACCGGGCTGA